From Cupriavidus oxalaticus:
GTCCGGACAAGTGCAATGCCCCTAACATGTGACGATGGCGCCGCATACCCCCGATTGATGGATTGTGACGCTTCGCCCCCTCTGCTAGAGTGGGCGCTACGTCCACGCGCCAATCCTGTGCAGGTTTTTCACGACACAGTGCTCCAAGCGAGCGGGTGACAACAAGGACAAAACGGGAAATTAGACGGGAACTCGCATGTCGAACGCTGCACCGACGTTGTTGGTGGTCGATGATCATCCTATGGCCTTGTCAGGCACCACGGCCTTCCTTGCCGAAGTCATGCCGGATGTCGCGGTACACGCCGCCGGCAGTGCCCGAGAAGCCCTGGCGAGCCTGCAGCAGGGGCTGCGCCCGGATATTGTGCTGCTCGATATCTGGCTGAACGACGGCACCGGCTTCGATGCCATGCAGTCGTTCAAGACCGTGATCCCCGGGGCGCGCTTTATCTTCATGTCCGCAGAAGCCACGCCCGAAATCGTCGGCCGCGCCCGTGCGCTGTCGGCATGCGGCTTCGTCGGCAAGCATCTCGATGCCAATGCCTTCACCGCCGCGGTGCGCAAGGTGCTGGCGGGTGACACCTCCTTCCCTACCGATGAAGCCCTGAACGGGCGGGCCCAGTCGTTTGGCCCCGCGCACGGCATCCCGGTTACGCCGGCCGAGCTGGGCCTGACGCCGCGCCAGGGGTCCGTGCTGGCCCTGGTGCTCGAAGGCCTGCCGAACAAGGTGAT
This genomic window contains:
- a CDS encoding response regulator, with product MSNAAPTLLVVDDHPMALSGTTAFLAEVMPDVAVHAAGSAREALASLQQGLRPDIVLLDIWLNDGTGFDAMQSFKTVIPGARFIFMSAEATPEIVGRARALSACGFVGKHLDANAFTAAVRKVLAGDTSFPTDEALNGRAQSFGPAHGIPVTPAELGLTPRQGSVLALVLEGLPNKVIARRLGLTENTVKEHVSAILQRLGVRTRMQVMSRMERFRLRQ